A genomic stretch from Enterobacter oligotrophicus includes:
- a CDS encoding YfiR family protein codes for MRNSFLISLYRLTLVLTLFIIVGQATAGALTETDKSVRSIVSGIVSYTRWPSLSGQPKLCVFASSRYAQALSSDDGKSVLPYTPVIVRNDQEALSATCDAIYFGTESPVKQRELISQYQGRALLLISEQNPECIIGSAFCLKIDHNQVRFSVNLDALARSGVRVSPDVLMLARNTKHE; via the coding sequence GTGAGAAATTCATTCTTGATCTCTTTGTACCGACTCACTTTGGTGTTAACGCTGTTCATTATTGTGGGCCAGGCGACTGCAGGTGCGCTCACGGAAACTGATAAATCGGTGCGTTCGATTGTTTCTGGCATTGTGAGTTATACCCGTTGGCCGTCACTTTCCGGGCAGCCTAAACTCTGCGTTTTTGCCTCTTCCCGTTACGCGCAAGCACTCAGCAGTGATGACGGGAAAAGCGTGTTACCTTATACCCCTGTCATTGTGCGTAACGATCAGGAAGCACTGTCAGCGACGTGTGACGCTATTTATTTCGGAACGGAATCGCCTGTAAAACAACGTGAATTAATAAGTCAATATCAGGGCAGAGCATTGCTTTTAATCTCAGAGCAGAATCCAGAGTGTATTATTGGCAGTGCATTTTGCCTGAAAATAGATCACAACCAGGTCAGATTTTCCGTCAATCTGGATGCGCTGGCTCGCAGTGGCGTAAGAGTCAGTCCGGATGTATTAATGCTTGCACGGAATACGAAGCATGAATAA